A region of Toxorhynchites rutilus septentrionalis strain SRP chromosome 1, ASM2978413v1, whole genome shotgun sequence DNA encodes the following proteins:
- the LOC129768380 gene encoding prolyl 3-hydroxylase sudestada1-like isoform X2 has product MESGNTEASDKSSVAAVTEKENAMDNGDPATESHTHSNGKSSDLQEVIKRPAQDILEISLNKVPKLEGIIKMNRRYHEEEFRRQFKQSWSQKEPFRGNGYKLKSEPFQLAVLEEFLEENTKTTDVTRELEREFSEMDWRRKQMDLYEFYQTADLCMVEKRFLASFYSNLKENVLPLVQELTGIPLTHVSASCSMYNAGDYLLVHDDLLTDRRIAYVFYLSPWEEHRKWSSNHGGALELFKADENMLPVFPVTNQIYPQNNQLVFFKVSEKSFHQVGEVTTFDYPRLTINGWFHGPQGEETAPHTSIIVDTHFFSPETEDVQLTEWINNVYLIDEVKQNVQKKVEMFSEVSLEEFLTPEIFEVMCDTLQSNNNAFVWTIKGPAHLRKYEVLDFSTIKTGPLRDLYKLFVSKDMFQLLHEYTELDLAGDNAKTPACSLELQRWQKGCYTVLGDTSSYTDGALDILIYLNAQDNVGIVTYLEPEGEPHPSSNSDDMDEDDPVLLTVYPKDNVLNVVYRAEGTTKFTKYVSRNVYLEQERTSGGHPYTYILACSYKE; this is encoded by the coding sequence tCATTAAGCGACCGGCCCAGGACATACTGGAAATAAGCTTAAATAAAGTCCCAAAATTGGAAGGCATAATCAAAATGAATCGAAGATACCACGAGGAAGAATTCCGTAGGCAATTTAAACAGAGCTGGTCTCAGAAGGAACCGTTTCGGGGGAATGGATATAAACTTAAAAGTGAACCTTTCCAGCTGGCGGTACTCGaagaatttttggaagaaaacacGAAAACAACGGACGTAACTCGAGAGCTGGAACGGGAGTTCAGTGAAATGGATTGGAGGCGAAAGCAGATGGATCTGTACGAATTTTATCAAACCGCCGATTTGTGCATGGTCGAGAAGCGATTCCTAGCAAGTTTCTATAGCAATCTTAAGGAGAACGTGCTTCCTTTGGTGCAAGAACTTACGGGAATACCACTAACGCACGTTTCTGCTTCATGCTCTATGTACAACGCAGGAGATTATTTGTTGGTTCACGACGATTTACTAACGGATCGTAGAATAGCTTATGTTTTCTATCTGAGTCCTTGGGAAGAACATCGCAAATGGTCTTCTAATCACGGAGGAGCACTCGAGCTTTTTAAGGCTGATGAGAATATGCTTCCAGTGTTTCCAGTAACCAACCAAATCTATCCTCAAAACAATCAGCTGgtgtttttcaaagttagcgaAAAGTCATTTCATCAGGTAGGTGAGGTAACGACCTTTGACTATCCTAGACTAACGATAAACGGATGGTTTCATGGCCCACAAGGCGAAGAAACTGCACCTCACACGTCCATAATTGTCGACACACATTTCTTCAGCCCAGAGACGGAAGATGTACAATTGACTGAGTGGATTAACAACGTTTATTTGATCGACGAAGTGAAGCAAAACGTTCAAAAAAAGGTTGAGATGTTTTCGGAAGTCTCCTTGGAGGAGTTCTTAACGCCGGAAATATTCGAAGTTATGTGCGATACCTTGCAATCGAACAACAATGCCTTTGTTTGGACTATCAAAGGTCCCGCTCATCTGAGAAAGTATGAAGTCCTAGACTTTAGCACAATCAAAACTGGGCCATTGCGTGATTTGTACAAACTTTTTGTTTCCAAAGATATGTTTCAATTGTTGCACGAATATACCGAACTGGACTTGGCTGGCGATAACGCGAAGACGCCTGCCTGCTCACTTGAGCTGCAGCGTTGGCAGAAAGGTTGCTACACTGTTCTGGGGGACACTTCCTCCTACACAGATGGCGCGCTGGACATCCTGATTTATCTGAACGCACAGGATAACGTGGGTATTGTGACGTACCTGGAACCCGAGGGTGAGCCACATCCCAGCAGCAATTCCGACGATATGGATGAGGACGATCCTGTTCTGCTTACCGTGTATCCCAAGGATAATGTTTTGAACGTTGTGTATCGAGCGGAAGGAACAACCAAATTTACTAAATATGTCTCCCGGAACGTTTACCTGGAGCAGGAGCGCACTTCCGGTGGACATCCGTACACGTACATTCTTGCATGTAGTTACAAGGAATaa